One genomic segment of Rivularia sp. PCC 7116 includes these proteins:
- a CDS encoding GNAT family N-acetyltransferase, with product MVEKIKSSYSFAWIDKVAEVPKSSWNALALPLQTPFFEWDWLNNLETSRSATAQSGWLPNHLTLWRDRTLIAIAPLYIKGHSYGEFVFDHQWAELAYRLGVEYYPKMLGMSPFTPADGYRFLIAPGEDEDEITSLMVREIDSFCKKQHISGCNFLYVDPDFHPVLERQGFTPWLHHNYVWQNHDFTTFDDYLGAFNANQRRNIKRERKAVKKAGLELKALTGDDIPRQLFPLMYDFYADTCDKFGWWGSKYLTKQFFESLYENYRHRVAFFAAYNEQDDSQPVGMSFCLYKDDKMYGRYWGSFQEIDCLHFDACYYSPIEWAIQNNIQVFDPGAGGRHKKRRGFPATPNYSLHRFYNNRLGQILRRYISEVNELEQKEIEAINEEIPFTVRS from the coding sequence ATGGTGGAAAAAATTAAGTCAAGTTATTCTTTTGCTTGGATAGATAAAGTTGCTGAAGTACCCAAAAGTTCTTGGAATGCTTTGGCACTTCCACTTCAGACTCCTTTTTTTGAGTGGGATTGGTTGAACAATCTCGAAACTTCTCGAAGCGCTACTGCACAAAGTGGTTGGTTACCGAATCACTTAACATTATGGCGAGATAGAACATTGATTGCGATTGCTCCTCTTTATATTAAAGGGCATAGCTATGGAGAATTTGTTTTCGACCATCAATGGGCAGAGTTAGCTTATCGTCTTGGGGTGGAGTACTACCCCAAAATGCTGGGAATGTCGCCTTTTACCCCAGCAGATGGTTATCGATTTTTGATTGCTCCAGGAGAAGACGAAGATGAAATAACTTCTTTAATGGTGCGCGAAATCGATTCGTTTTGTAAGAAGCAGCATATCAGCGGCTGTAATTTTTTATATGTAGATCCCGATTTTCATCCCGTATTGGAGCGTCAGGGCTTTACACCTTGGTTGCACCATAATTATGTTTGGCAAAATCATGATTTCACAACTTTTGATGATTATTTAGGTGCATTCAACGCCAATCAACGTCGCAACATTAAACGCGAACGAAAAGCTGTTAAAAAAGCTGGTTTGGAACTTAAAGCACTTACCGGCGATGATATACCCAGACAGTTATTTCCTTTGATGTACGATTTTTATGCCGACACCTGCGATAAATTTGGTTGGTGGGGTAGTAAATATCTCACCAAACAGTTTTTTGAATCGCTATACGAAAACTATCGCCATCGAGTCGCATTTTTCGCAGCTTACAACGAACAGGATGACAGCCAACCTGTAGGAATGTCATTTTGTTTATACAAGGACGATAAAATGTATGGGCGCTATTGGGGTAGTTTCCAGGAAATAGATTGTCTTCATTTTGATGCTTGCTATTATTCACCCATTGAATGGGCGATTCAAAATAATATTCAAGTTTTCGATCCCGGTGCCGGTGGAAGACATAAAAAACGTCGCGGTTTCCCGGCTACTCCCAACTACAGCCTACATCGCTTCTACAATAATCGTTTGGGACAAATACTACGTCGCTACATCAGCGAAGTCAACGAACTCGAACAAAAGGAAATCGAAGCAATTAATGAGGAGATTCCTTTTACAGTTAGAAGTTAG
- a CDS encoding Gfo/Idh/MocA family protein produces the protein MTNSIKVAVVGVGRWGVHLLRNFLAHPCVEIVAVVDPNPECLVKVERQYNLDKNVLLTTEYQKLQQLNELNAVVIATPAVTHYSLIVDALNWGCHVLAEKPLTLKPNECRQLCELAEKQQLILNVDHTYLFHPAVEKGQAVLQAGAVGDLRYGYATRTHLGPVRQDVDALWDLAIHDIAIFNNWLGELPFTAQATGKAWLQQETSNTLSDLVQATLIYPSGFQAFIHLCWLNPDKQRRLAVVGSRGSLIFDEMLSDTPLTLMEGEFERQENRFIPVNQQRKVIEIEKGEPLQKVCNDFVECIMQNTPSSISNGRVGAELVEILTALTKSLETGGKSISVNSNYKHQ, from the coding sequence ATGACTAATTCAATAAAAGTTGCCGTAGTCGGAGTTGGACGCTGGGGAGTCCATTTGTTGCGAAATTTTTTGGCTCATCCTTGCGTCGAAATTGTAGCGGTAGTTGACCCAAATCCTGAATGTTTGGTGAAGGTAGAACGACAATATAACTTAGACAAAAATGTTTTATTAACTACCGAGTACCAAAAGCTCCAACAGCTAAATGAATTAAATGCAGTTGTAATTGCTACTCCTGCCGTGACGCATTATTCCTTAATTGTTGATGCTTTGAACTGGGGATGTCATGTTTTAGCGGAAAAACCTCTGACTCTCAAGCCTAACGAATGCCGTCAGTTATGCGAATTAGCAGAAAAACAGCAGCTGATTTTAAATGTAGATCATACCTATTTATTTCACCCAGCAGTGGAAAAAGGGCAAGCGGTATTGCAAGCCGGGGCTGTGGGAGATTTGCGCTACGGTTATGCTACCCGGACTCATTTAGGCCCGGTACGTCAAGATGTTGATGCATTATGGGATTTAGCGATTCACGACATAGCTATTTTTAACAATTGGCTGGGTGAATTACCTTTCACCGCTCAAGCGACGGGAAAAGCTTGGTTGCAGCAAGAAACTTCCAATACCCTATCCGATTTAGTTCAAGCAACTTTAATATACCCTTCTGGTTTCCAAGCATTTATTCATTTGTGTTGGCTAAATCCAGACAAACAAAGACGTTTAGCTGTTGTAGGTAGTCGCGGAAGTTTAATTTTTGATGAAATGTTATCTGACACCCCTTTAACTTTGATGGAGGGTGAGTTTGAGCGTCAGGAAAATCGTTTTATTCCTGTAAATCAACAGCGAAAAGTCATAGAAATCGAAAAAGGGGAACCACTACAAAAAGTCTGTAACGATTTTGTTGAATGTATTATGCAAAATACTCCGTCATCAATATCTAATGGTCGTGTAGGTGCGGAGCTAGTAGAAATTCTTACCGCTCTTACTAAATCACTAGAAACTGGGGGTAAATCTATTTCTGTTAACAGTAATTATAAGCATCAATGA
- a CDS encoding ATP-binding protein — translation MVNFRQSSFRRILISKILLLSVPVLLIGEFVGYKKARSSLIEIASQNLTESASLKGESIVDTIDALKSNLFIASQTTVLQAGNPQLVEEFVTQLAKELPRQVKCIKLTNADRSKIVVGNCSKSKKFKNFSFSQNKVQIEPILSSQSKENDLAKQPSKLELKLSSPVYNPSGKLRYTLSMQSQLLHDRIRDNPGFLTGSTVVIAENGVILAHPIFQRVGTNISEHADAKKLQKIVKNAISGRTESSDLFFEKEGEQLLAGYTAINSPVDNGDKKWVILAVTSVDKALYGLREIKILLFVLTIGLIGATLLASLYVARYLARPVEQLRDYALNLHSRDTSSVVPHDFNIREFNQLAQALDQMVERLKAWAEELESAWKDAKTANQSKTHFLATTSHELRNPLNVIINSIRLVRDDLCDDREEEKEFLKRADETAIHLLGIINDLLDISRIEAGKLSVAIKPIDLRTVISEVINLQSLNIRQSGLQLNIPELTEQIPVNADTAKLKQVLINVIGNATKFTEAGTITITTEIQHHSGKSWVTVAVKDTGIGIDTEQQQKLFRPFVMVDGSTTRKYNGTGLGLAISRNLIELMGGSITLESPGINQGTTVKITLPLIDSENKFTVSNQIDSVNDNGKVPTATIQGKSI, via the coding sequence ATGGTGAATTTTCGTCAATCATCATTTCGCCGAATTTTAATATCCAAGATATTACTACTATCAGTACCAGTCTTATTGATAGGTGAGTTTGTCGGCTATAAAAAAGCACGTTCTAGTTTAATAGAAATTGCCAGTCAAAACTTAACCGAAAGTGCGTCTCTCAAAGGGGAAAGTATTGTTGATACTATTGATGCACTTAAAAGTAATTTATTTATTGCTTCTCAAACTACGGTTCTGCAAGCGGGCAATCCTCAATTAGTAGAAGAATTCGTTACCCAGCTAGCTAAAGAATTGCCCAGACAAGTAAAATGTATTAAATTAACTAATGCTGACCGTAGCAAAATTGTTGTTGGAAACTGTAGTAAATCCAAGAAGTTTAAGAATTTTTCTTTTTCTCAAAATAAAGTTCAAATCGAACCTATTTTATCTTCTCAATCGAAGGAAAATGATTTAGCAAAACAACCTTCAAAGCTAGAACTAAAATTGTCTTCTCCCGTGTATAACCCGTCGGGTAAATTACGTTATACCTTAAGTATGCAGTCGCAATTATTGCACGATAGAATTAGAGATAATCCAGGTTTTTTAACAGGTTCTACGGTAGTCATTGCTGAGAATGGCGTAATTTTGGCACACCCTATTTTTCAAAGAGTAGGTACAAATATTAGCGAACATGCAGATGCGAAAAAATTACAAAAGATTGTAAAAAATGCTATCTCTGGGCGTACAGAATCTTCAGATTTGTTTTTTGAAAAAGAAGGTGAACAGTTACTTGCTGGATATACAGCTATTAACAGCCCAGTTGATAATGGAGACAAAAAATGGGTAATTTTAGCCGTTACTAGTGTGGATAAAGCTTTGTACGGCTTAAGGGAAATAAAAATTCTTTTATTTGTTTTAACCATTGGTTTAATTGGTGCGACTTTATTAGCATCGCTGTATGTAGCTCGTTATTTAGCGCGCCCTGTAGAACAACTGCGCGATTATGCTTTGAACCTTCATTCCCGCGATACTTCTTCTGTGGTTCCACATGATTTTAATATTCGGGAATTCAATCAATTAGCCCAAGCATTGGATCAAATGGTTGAAAGACTCAAAGCATGGGCTGAAGAGTTGGAAAGTGCTTGGAAAGACGCGAAAACAGCCAATCAAAGCAAAACTCATTTTTTGGCTACAACTTCTCACGAACTGAGAAACCCCTTAAATGTGATTATTAATTCCATACGATTGGTTCGGGATGATTTGTGTGACGATAGAGAGGAAGAAAAAGAGTTTCTCAAACGTGCGGATGAAACTGCTATTCATCTATTAGGAATTATTAACGATTTACTCGATATTTCTAGGATAGAAGCAGGTAAGCTTTCAGTAGCAATCAAACCAATTGACTTGCGTACAGTAATTAGCGAAGTGATTAACCTGCAATCGCTGAATATTCGACAAAGCGGTTTGCAGTTAAATATTCCTGAGTTGACAGAGCAAATTCCGGTTAATGCGGATACAGCGAAACTCAAGCAAGTTTTAATAAACGTTATTGGTAATGCGACTAAATTTACCGAAGCAGGAACTATTACCATAACCACAGAAATTCAACATCATAGCGGTAAATCTTGGGTAACCGTTGCTGTTAAAGATACAGGAATAGGTATTGATACAGAACAGCAGCAAAAACTATTTCGTCCTTTCGTGATGGTGGATGGTAGCACCACACGAAAGTACAACGGTACCGGATTGGGACTAGCTATTTCACGGAATCTAATTGAATTGATGGGAGGTTCAATAACTCTTGAAAGTCCCGGAATTAACCAAGGAACCACCGTTAAAATAACTTTACCTTTAATAGATAGCGAAAATAAATTCACCGTTTCTAATCAAATTGATTCTGTAAACGACAATGGTAAAGTACCAACAGCTACTATTCAAGGAAAATCTATTTAG
- a CDS encoding polyphosphate kinase 2 family protein: MNHDAFIVQPGSKISLKKDYNTAFTANFQEKEDAKLKLERDIERLAKYQDILYAQNTYALLVIFQAMDAAGKDSTIKHVMSGVNPQGCQVFSFKQPSSEELDHDYLWRSFKALPERGRIGIFNRSYYEEVLVARVHPELLEKQQLPEYVKANNIWKQRFKEINNFEKYLVDNGIIVLKFFLNVSKEEQKRRFMRRIELPEKNWKFSASDVKERGFWDKYMHVYEDAFRHTSTQWAPWYIIPADRKWFTRMAVADIICSKLKELKLKYPTVTEEHKQDILKAKDILEAEE; encoded by the coding sequence ATGAATCACGATGCTTTTATTGTTCAACCTGGTTCAAAAATTTCTTTGAAAAAAGATTACAATACAGCTTTCACAGCTAATTTCCAAGAAAAAGAAGATGCCAAATTAAAGCTGGAAAGAGATATTGAACGATTGGCAAAATATCAGGATATTCTTTACGCTCAAAATACTTATGCGCTTTTAGTTATTTTTCAAGCAATGGACGCTGCTGGCAAAGATAGTACTATTAAGCACGTTATGTCTGGTGTCAATCCTCAAGGTTGTCAGGTATTTAGCTTCAAACAACCTTCCTCAGAAGAATTAGATCATGATTATTTATGGCGGAGTTTTAAAGCTTTACCGGAAAGAGGAAGAATCGGTATTTTCAATCGCTCTTATTATGAAGAAGTTCTCGTAGCGCGCGTGCATCCGGAGTTGTTAGAAAAACAACAGTTACCAGAATATGTAAAAGCCAACAATATATGGAAGCAGCGTTTTAAAGAGATAAATAATTTTGAAAAATATTTAGTTGATAACGGAATTATTGTTCTAAAATTCTTCCTTAACGTCTCAAAAGAAGAACAGAAGAGACGCTTTATGAGACGCATCGAATTACCCGAGAAAAACTGGAAGTTTTCCGCAAGCGATGTCAAAGAGCGTGGGTTTTGGGACAAATATATGCATGTCTATGAAGATGCTTTTCGTCACACTAGTACCCAATGGGCACCTTGGTATATTATTCCTGCCGATCGCAAATGGTTTACCCGGATGGCAGTAGCTGATATCATCTGCTCTAAATTGAAAGAACTCAAGTTAAAGTATCCTACCGTCACCGAAGAACACAAGCAGGATATCTTAAAAGCTAAGGACATTTTAGAAGCTGAAGAATAA
- a CDS encoding RibD family protein, with product MTQQPPPRTTVVLAMSADGKIADVNRSPARFGSIADKAHLEKQIARSDAVLFGADTLRAYGTTLTVSHPDLLQHRLVNGKPSQPIHIVISNSGKFNPDLRFFKQPVERWLISTATGAMFWQARAEFKRILVFETPTGEVDIYAALQQLTILGIAQLGVLGGSKLVANLLELNLINEIWLTVCPLILGGFNAPTPVGGCGFLAKAAPRLELMEVRTENQEVFLHYCLQQFPD from the coding sequence ATGACACAACAACCTCCTCCTCGAACCACAGTAGTTTTGGCAATGAGTGCAGATGGGAAAATAGCAGATGTTAACCGTTCTCCAGCCAGATTCGGTTCAATTGCTGATAAAGCACACCTCGAAAAACAAATTGCTAGGAGTGATGCTGTTTTATTTGGCGCTGATACTTTACGTGCATACGGAACAACTCTTACTGTATCGCATCCAGACCTATTGCAACATAGATTAGTCAATGGTAAACCATCGCAACCTATTCATATAGTTATTTCTAATTCCGGCAAATTCAATCCAGATTTACGCTTCTTTAAGCAGCCAGTTGAACGCTGGTTAATTTCAACAGCTACAGGAGCGATGTTTTGGCAAGCAAGAGCGGAATTTAAACGCATATTAGTATTTGAAACGCCTACAGGAGAAGTTGATATTTATGCAGCCCTGCAACAACTAACTATATTGGGTATAGCACAGTTAGGAGTTTTAGGTGGCTCCAAATTGGTAGCGAATCTTCTAGAACTAAATTTGATAAATGAGATTTGGCTTACTGTATGTCCTTTAATTTTAGGAGGGTTTAATGCTCCCACTCCAGTTGGAGGTTGCGGATTTTTGGCAAAAGCCGCTCCACGCTTAGAATTGATGGAAGTTCGCACCGAAAACCAAGAAGTATTTCTCCATTATTGCCTGCAACAATTCCCAGATTAG
- the sipA gene encoding regulatory protein SipA — translation MSEEFAIGSKVRVVALPPYIKTAEPMPMLRPPDIINVGEEGIVLDRRPGGYWGIRFAKGAFLLDSQYLESVETHTQEKSGEEK, via the coding sequence ATGTCTGAAGAATTCGCTATTGGTAGTAAAGTTCGCGTGGTAGCGCTACCACCTTACATAAAAACTGCCGAACCTATGCCTATGTTGCGTCCTCCCGATATAATCAATGTTGGAGAAGAAGGTATCGTTCTTGACCGTCGCCCAGGTGGATACTGGGGCATTCGCTTCGCAAAAGGGGCGTTTCTCTTAGATAGTCAGTATCTAGAATCTGTAGAAACTCATACCCAAGAAAAATCAGGGGAAGAAAAATAG
- the psb32 gene encoding photosystem II repair protein Psb32, whose protein sequence is MKKLLSHFLGCKKYIAKLIVSLAMIVFVSSMFSIPALATGVYNIPNLTSDTWIVDEADLISRFNEGKIISAFDELAKQTGNEVRIVTIRRLDYGETPESFTKALFEKWFPSKEAQANQTLLMIDSVTNGTAIITGDKVKSIMPDDIAQSVASETVQVPLRNGNKYNQAILDAKERLVAVLSGEPDPGPPEVTNEIQVEGTFTKAEDTDQGNATAWVVGLLIAATVIPMATYYIYLVFQPSSEG, encoded by the coding sequence ATGAAAAAGCTCCTCAGCCACTTCTTGGGTTGCAAAAAGTATATCGCTAAGCTGATTGTATCGCTAGCGATGATCGTATTCGTTTCTTCAATGTTTTCGATACCCGCTTTAGCTACGGGTGTGTATAACATACCAAACCTGACTTCAGACACTTGGATCGTGGATGAAGCAGATTTAATTAGCCGTTTTAATGAAGGTAAAATTATTAGTGCCTTCGATGAATTGGCAAAACAAACTGGCAACGAAGTCAGAATAGTTACTATTCGCCGTTTAGATTACGGAGAAACTCCCGAAAGTTTTACTAAAGCATTATTTGAAAAATGGTTTCCTTCCAAAGAAGCACAAGCAAATCAAACTTTATTAATGATTGACTCCGTGACTAATGGTACTGCCATTATTACGGGCGATAAAGTCAAATCTATAATGCCAGATGATATTGCCCAAAGTGTTGCATCGGAAACGGTTCAAGTACCCCTAAGAAACGGTAATAAATACAATCAAGCCATCTTAGATGCGAAAGAGCGTCTTGTCGCCGTACTTTCTGGTGAGCCAGATCCAGGTCCGCCAGAAGTCACCAACGAAATACAAGTAGAAGGAACATTTACCAAAGCCGAAGACACCGACCAAGGAAATGCAACCGCTTGGGTAGTAGGATTATTGATTGCTGCTACCGTCATTCCCATGGCAACATACTATATCTATTTAGTTTTCCAGCCATCATCTGAAGGATAG
- a CDS encoding sirohydrochlorin chelatase has product MQITDNSNSTKLQFPNLELPPLPMKRPLLMIGHGTRNPEGKQALLDFASAYQALDNSRPVLPCFLELTGPTIQEGVDECIKNGYTELSALPILLFAARHNKFDITNELDSARVRYPELKFHYGRHFGITPTFIELWRNRLAELDKPEYNPHQISRQDTVLLFIGRGSSDPDANGDVYKLARIIWEGSGYSTVETCFIGITHPRLEEGFQRARLYKPKRIIVLPYFLFMGTLVKKIFDITAQQQEQYPDISITALPEIGLQPELLTVLREREIETQLGEVKMNCEMCKFRKAAVSDSQGHGHSHDHHHHHNHDHSHPPVDPYADIDNYHQRIWQVP; this is encoded by the coding sequence ATGCAAATTACCGATAATTCCAATTCCACTAAATTACAATTTCCAAATTTAGAATTACCTCCCCTGCCAATGAAGCGCCCTTTGCTTATGATTGGGCACGGCACAAGGAATCCAGAGGGAAAACAGGCTTTATTAGATTTTGCTAGTGCTTATCAAGCTTTAGATAATTCTCGTCCGGTATTGCCTTGTTTTCTAGAATTAACAGGGCCTACAATTCAAGAAGGTGTGGACGAGTGCATCAAAAACGGCTATACCGAACTTTCAGCTTTACCAATTTTATTGTTCGCCGCACGGCATAACAAATTTGATATTACCAACGAATTAGATAGCGCCAGGGTTAGATATCCTGAATTAAAGTTTCACTACGGCAGACACTTCGGCATTACACCCACATTCATCGAATTATGGCGCAATCGTTTAGCTGAACTCGATAAACCCGAATATAATCCCCACCAAATTTCCCGTCAGGATACCGTACTTTTATTTATCGGTAGAGGTTCAAGCGATCCCGATGCCAACGGCGATGTATATAAATTAGCTCGAATTATATGGGAAGGTAGCGGTTATTCTACCGTTGAAACCTGTTTTATCGGCATTACCCATCCCCGATTAGAGGAAGGTTTTCAGCGGGCTCGTTTATATAAACCAAAGCGGATTATTGTTTTACCTTACTTCTTATTTATGGGTACTTTAGTCAAAAAAATCTTTGACATCACAGCCCAACAGCAAGAGCAATACCCGGATATCTCTATTACTGCCCTACCAGAAATCGGTTTGCAGCCAGAATTATTAACCGTACTCCGAGAGCGAGAAATAGAAACTCAACTCGGCGAAGTAAAAATGAATTGTGAGATGTGTAAATTCCGCAAGGCTGCTGTATCGGATAGTCAAGGGCACGGTCATTCCCACGACCATCATCACCATCACAATCATGACCATTCACACCCACCCGTAGACCCCTACGCAGATATTGATAACTATCATCAAAGGATTTGGCAAGTTCCGTAG
- a CDS encoding DUF1501 domain-containing protein, which yields MKRRKFIQQAGIFSASSLIAVGSNAFVSRSISATPNSKRLIVIFLRGAVDGLSVVVPYTETAYYQARKRIAIPQPDKPGGVLDLDGKFGLHPALAALMPLWKQKNLAFVHACGSPESNRSHFDAQEYMETGTPGVKHTKDGWMNRLLAVMSVDNNPIQGVNVGSTIPRIFTGNAAVATIPAGRRTAKRLPIDNPKLATAFDKLYSGNDALSKTYRDARQAREALMESDVEMKLANNGAPLPKGFSRDAQRLARLMVRDSRIELAFLGLGGWDTHINQGNTKGQLAGRLKRLGDGLATLQKELGEVYKSTSIIVLSEFGRTVRENGNGGTDHGYGNVMWLLDGNINGGKIYGDFPGLSGDRLHQGRDLAVTTDFRDVIGKVLQERMNLDKTQISKIFPNYNFTGERFKF from the coding sequence ATGAAACGTCGTAAATTCATCCAACAAGCCGGAATCTTTTCTGCTTCGAGTTTGATTGCAGTCGGAAGTAATGCTTTTGTAAGCAGAAGTATAAGCGCGACTCCCAACTCGAAACGGTTGATAGTTATTTTTCTGCGCGGTGCAGTTGATGGACTTAGCGTAGTTGTTCCCTATACTGAAACCGCTTACTATCAAGCCAGAAAAAGAATCGCTATTCCTCAACCAGATAAACCAGGTGGTGTATTAGATTTAGATGGAAAATTTGGACTGCATCCGGCTCTTGCTGCTTTAATGCCTTTATGGAAGCAGAAAAATCTGGCTTTTGTCCACGCTTGCGGCTCCCCAGAGTCCAACCGTTCCCATTTTGATGCTCAAGAATATATGGAAACCGGTACTCCTGGAGTTAAACATACTAAAGATGGTTGGATGAACCGTCTTTTGGCTGTAATGTCTGTAGACAATAATCCCATCCAAGGTGTAAATGTTGGTTCAACTATTCCCCGTATTTTCACTGGCAATGCTGCCGTTGCTACAATTCCCGCAGGGCGTAGAACTGCCAAACGCTTACCTATAGATAATCCGAAACTAGCTACAGCATTCGACAAATTATACAGCGGTAACGATGCCTTGAGTAAAACATATCGCGATGCCAGACAAGCCCGCGAAGCATTGATGGAATCCGATGTAGAAATGAAACTCGCAAATAACGGCGCACCTCTGCCTAAAGGCTTTTCTAGAGATGCCCAACGTTTAGCAAGATTAATGGTACGCGATTCTAGAATTGAGCTGGCATTTTTGGGTTTAGGTGGTTGGGATACCCATATTAATCAAGGAAATACCAAAGGACAATTAGCAGGACGTTTAAAAAGATTAGGTGACGGTTTAGCTACTTTGCAAAAAGAATTAGGGGAAGTATATAAAAGTACTAGTATCATTGTGCTATCCGAATTTGGACGTACAGTTAGAGAAAACGGAAATGGTGGTACAGACCACGGATACGGGAACGTTATGTGGTTATTAGACGGTAACATCAACGGTGGCAAAATTTACGGTGATTTCCCCGGATTATCAGGCGATCGCCTCCATCAAGGAAGAGATTTAGCAGTTACCACCGATTTTAGAGACGTTATCGGCAAAGTTTTACAAGAACGCATGAATCTAGATAAAACGCAAATTAGCAAAATATTTCCGAACTACAATTTTACAGGTGAAAGGTTTAAGTTTTAA
- a CDS encoding DUF4346 domain-containing protein, protein MNVADNLKAIDDKLSQRHIDLDPAGYFIIYIDREQGLIFAKHFTNIIDERGLAVDPETGKVIPAKGKVERTHTTVYSARTAKELSVKILEETQPCPLTMFDHAAYLGREFVRAEIALATGQEYVQD, encoded by the coding sequence ATGAATGTAGCTGACAATTTAAAAGCGATAGATGATAAACTTTCTCAACGACACATTGATTTAGATCCTGCCGGATACTTTATTATTTACATCGACCGGGAACAAGGACTCATTTTTGCCAAACATTTTACTAACATTATCGATGAGCGAGGTTTAGCCGTTGACCCGGAAACAGGAAAGGTAATTCCAGCCAAAGGAAAAGTGGAACGAACCCATACAACTGTATATTCTGCCAGAACAGCAAAAGAATTATCTGTAAAAATTCTTGAAGAAACTCAGCCCTGCCCGCTAACCATGTTTGACCATGCTGCTTATCTAGGTAGAGAATTTGTCCGAGCCGAGATTGCTTTAGCAACAGGGCAAGAGTACGTACAGGATTAG
- a CDS encoding peroxiredoxin has protein sequence MNRRNFLNILFASIFVFLGWLNFTPAADAMGGKLPSVNEPAPEFTLPTNTGDGEISLSDYRGKWVVLYFYPKDFTPGCTIEARRFQEDLPNYLEQNTEIIGVSADDIDSHAEFCDSEGLKFPLLADTTGAVSKAYGSWMSFISVRHSFIIDPDGILRETFVKVNPIIHSQEVMAKLKDLQQTT, from the coding sequence ATGAATCGCCGCAATTTTCTAAATATATTATTTGCCAGTATCTTTGTATTTTTGGGATGGTTGAATTTTACCCCTGCTGCCGATGCAATGGGTGGTAAGCTTCCGTCTGTTAACGAACCTGCACCAGAATTTACTTTACCAACCAATACTGGAGATGGGGAAATTTCTCTTTCCGACTATCGCGGTAAGTGGGTAGTACTTTACTTTTATCCCAAGGATTTTACTCCCGGTTGCACTATAGAAGCCCGCCGTTTCCAAGAAGATTTACCAAATTACTTAGAACAAAATACCGAAATAATCGGTGTTAGTGCTGATGATATTGATTCTCACGCTGAATTTTGCGATTCTGAGGGTTTAAAATTTCCTTTGTTAGCTGACACAACTGGTGCTGTCAGTAAAGCTTATGGTTCTTGGATGAGTTTTATTTCAGTGCGTCACAGCTTTATTATCGACCCAGATGGTATTTTGCGGGAAACTTTCGTGAAAGTTAATCCAATCATTCATTCACAAGAAGTAATGGCAAAACTTAAGGATTTACAACAAACCACTTAA